CCATTCTTCAAGTTATTTTTCATTCTTTCATTCGTAAAATATGCTAATTTTCTGTATTGCCTAATTTTGTAAGGCCACGGCAAACATCGAATTAACTTCTTTGTCATCAACGTGTTCCATTCAAGCTTGGAGGATTCATCTCGGCCACTCCAAATTCCCGCGCCTGTGATGCGATAAACGGAAACCACTTTTGGCAAAAGCACAAAAGGCCCCATTGTAATCAGGATCTCACGCAATGCTGTATCCCCAAATAAGCAGTGGCCTGCGAAATACCGTTCAACCACTTCCTTAAACAAGGCTTTTGGAACTAAATATGTCGATGTATGGTAATAAGCTTGATCAATTTCCTCAAAACCAAGAATTTCGCTCCCGAGAAAGGGGGTCGTTTCTTCTATAACCAACCCATTCTCCGTTTGCCTGCAATGATAACACAAAGCAACGCACATTGATGCACCAGGGTAATTTTCCATCAAGCTCACTTGTCTCTCCAGTTTATGTGGATCAATCCAAAAGTCATCACCCTCGCAAAGTGCGATATAATCACCCCTAGCCACTTTCGGCCAAACATGAATTGCACGCTCAAAAGCAAACTGATTTGTATCATTAACGATTACACGAATTATTGAAGGATAGCGCTTAACATAA
This sequence is a window from Gammaproteobacteria bacterium. Protein-coding genes within it:
- a CDS encoding glycosyltransferase produces the protein MTNIYPVLSARPLPSETDMIKKWGGKIKPKVSVCCSTFNHFYYIEDAIRSFLAQETTFPFEIIIRDDASTDGTTEVIKDYVKRYPSIIRVIVNDTNQFAFERAIHVWPKVARGDYIALCEGDDFWIDPHKLERQVSLMENYPGASMCVALCYHCRQTENGLVIEETTPFLGSEILGFEEIDQAYYHTSTYLVPKALFKEVVERYFAGHCLFGDTALREILITMGPFVLLPKVVSVYRITGAGIWSGRDESSKLEWNTLMTKKLIRCLPWPYKIRQYRKLAYFTNERMKNNLKNGFFLRALMLYPQFIWYKVLGAL